The Ananas comosus cultivar F153 unplaced genomic scaffold, ASM154086v1, whole genome shotgun sequence sequence GCTCCTCGGCGACCTCTGCGACCGCGTCGACTCTGACGTCGCCGCGATCCTCCGCACTGTCCACTCCAGCAAGGCGCAGCTCGAAGCCCTCGACGACTCCAACGCCGCGCGCCCTCTCCCCGCGCTTCGCCCGGGGACCTCCGTCGACCGCACCAGGGTTTCGGTCACCCACGGGATCCGGGCGAAGCTTCGCGACGCCATCCTCTCCGACCACAAGGAGACCCTGAAGCAAAACTACTACAACGCCACGGGCGAGCTCGCCTCCGACAAGGTGCTCGACGAAATGCTCAAGTGGAGCGGCGACCCATGGATCCGCCGTGGTCCTCGCCGGGCGCGGCCGCACCTTCTGCTTCGGCGTCGACCTCACCGCCGTTGAGAACGTCTTCAAGGGCGACGTCAAAGACCCCGTCGTCGACCCTGTCGCCGCCATGGCTGCGTGTCGCAAGCCCATCGCCGGCGCCGTTGCCGGATTCACCGTCACCGCCGGGTTCGAGATCGCCCTTGCTTGCGACCTACTCGGCGGGCCGCGACGCCAAGTTCGTCAACACCTCCGCCGAGCTCCACCGAGCTCCGCTGAGTGCCTCCGCCGAGCTCCACCGAGCTCCGCTGAGCGCCGCCGCGTCTCCACCGAGCTCCGCTGAGTGC is a genomic window containing:
- the LOC109705433 gene encoding syntaxin-112-like, whose protein sequence is MDALSALLSDLRLLHSESRSAHSPKLLGDLCDRVDSDVAAILRTVHSSKAQLEALDDSNAARPLPALRPGTSVDRTRVSVTHGIRAKLRDAILSDHKETLKQNYYNATGELASDKVLDEMLKWSGDPWIRRGPRRARPHLLLRRRPHRR